Proteins encoded in a region of the Benincasa hispida cultivar B227 chromosome 2, ASM972705v1, whole genome shotgun sequence genome:
- the LOC120071682 gene encoding probable 1-deoxy-D-xylulose-5-phosphate synthase 2, chloroplastic, translated as MEAKEENASKHNTTHSVVIVIKMSSLLTNSFLPLLPSSQDLRLTTFKSPKSIPFYVSGCCGDNNEMQSSTTVKKSDGGVKALKFTGDKPSTPILDTINHPNHVKNLSIQELRELSDEIREEIVYTVSKTGGHLSSSLGVAELTVALHHVFATPEDKIIWDVGHQAYAHKMLTGRRQRMHTIRQTFGLAGFPKREESVHDAFGVGHSSTSISAGLGMAVGRDILGKNNHVVSVIGDGAMTGGMAYEALNNAGYLDSNLIIILNDNRQVSLPTATVDGPATPVGALSKALTRLQASKTLRQLREAAKAVTIQMGGDTHGIAAKVDHCVTGIVGGSGASLFEELGIYYVGPVDGHNVEDLVYILKQVKAMPAPGPVLIHVITEKGKGYPPAEIAADKMHGVVNFDPKSGKQMKKKTETLSYTQYFADSLIVEAERDDKIIAIHAAMGGGTGLDYFQKRFPDRCFDVGIAEQHAVTFAAGLATEGLKPFCAIYSSFLQRAYDQVAHDVDLQKLPVRFAIDRAGLVGADGPTHCGAFDTTFMACLPNMVVMAPSNETELMHMVATAAAIDDRPCCFRYPRGNGIGSVLPLDNKGIPLEVGKGRILREGNRVAILGYGTIVQSCLVAADVLQGYGIQITVADARFCKPLDGELVKQLARQHEILLTVEEGSIGGFGSHVSHFLGLNGLLDGNLKWRAIVLPDRYIDHGSQKDQTQEAGLSCKDIAATVLSLIGKGKDCFQLVNL; from the exons atggaGGCAAAAGAGGAAAATGCATCTAAACATAACACAACTCATTCAGTTGTTATTGTCATAAAAATGTCTTCACTTCTCACCAATTCTTTCCTTCCTCTACTCCCATCTTCTCAAGATCTGCGTCTCACTACTTTCAAGTCCCCCAAATCTATTCCTTTTTATGTATCTGGTTGTTGTGGGGATAATAATGAGATGCAAAGTTCAACGACGGTAAAGAAGAGCGATGGAGGAGTGAAGGCTTTGAAGTTCACTGGAGACAAGCCATCCACTCCCATTTTGGATACCATAAATCATCCAAACCACGTGAAAAATCTTTCAATCCAAGAGCTCCGAGAATTGTCGGACGAGATTCGAGAAGAAATCGTGTACACGGTATCGAAGACCGGAGGGCACTTGAGTTCGAGCTTGGGTGTGGCGGAGCTCACGGTGGCACTTCATCATGTGTTTGCCACTCCAGAAGACAAGATTATTTGGGATGTGGGTCATCAG GCATATGCTCATAAGATGTTGACGGGGAGAAGGCAGAGGATGCATACAATCCGCCAAACCTTTGGCCTCGCCGGTTTTCCCAAGAGAGAAGAGAGTGTTCATGATGCCTTTGGCGTTGGCCACAGTTCTACCAGCATTTCTGCTGGTTTAG GGATGGCTGTAGGTAGAGACATACTTGGTAAAAACAACCACGTAGTATCAGTGATAGGCGACGGGGCAATGACAGGGGGAATGGCTTACGAGGCACTGAACAACGCCGGCTACCTAGATTCAAACCTCatcataattttaaatgataacaGACAAGTTTCTTTGCCGACCGCCACCGTGGACGGTCCTGCTACTCCGGTGGGTGCTCTAAGCAAGGCTCTCACGAGGCTTCAAGCCAGTAAAACGCTTCGGCAACTACGGGAGGCAGCGAAGGCAGTAACGATTCAGATGGGGGGAGACACGCATGGAATTGCAGCAAAAGTAGACCATTGCGTGACAGGAATAGTGGGAGGATCAGGGGCATCGTTATTTGAAGAGCTTGGAATATATTACGTAGGTCCGGTGGATGGGCATAATGTGGAAGATCTTGTGTACATATTGAAGCAAGTTAAGGCTATGCCGGCGCCTGGACCTGTTCTCATCCATGTCATTACTGAGAAAGGCAAAGGGTATCCGCCTGCTGAGATTGCAGCCGACAAAATGCACG GAGTAGTGAATTTCGATCCAAAGTCAGGgaaacaaatgaagaagaagaccgaAACTCTTTCCTATACCCAATACTTTGCAGATTCATTGATAGTAGAAGCAGAGAGAGATGACAAAATCATAGCAATTCATGCCGCCATGGGAGGTGGCACTGGTCTCGACTATTTCCAGAAACGATTCCCCGATCGTTGCTTCGATGTCGGAATCGCCGAGCAACATGCTGTTACCTTTGCTGCCGGCCTCGCCACTGAAGGCCTCAAGCCTTTTTGTGCCATTTACTCTTCCTTTCTTCAAAGAGCCTATGATCAG GTTGCTCATGACGTAGATCTTCAAAAGCTACCAGTGAGGTTTGCAATAGATAGAGCAGGGCTAGTGGGAGCAGATGGGCCGACCCATTGCGGAGCATTTGACACAACATTCATGGCATGTTTACCAAACATGGTGGTGATGGCTCCTTCAAACGAGACCGAGCTAATGCACATGGTGGCCACCGCAGCCGCCATCGACGACAGACCCTGCTGCTTTAGGTACCCAAGAGGAAATGGCATTGGCTCTGTTCTTCCCCTCGACAACAAAGGCATTCCATTGGAG GTGGGGAAGGGAAGGATCTTAAGAGAAGGAAACAGAGTAGCAATTTTGGGGTATGGAACAATTGTACAAAGCTGCTTGGTGGCGGCGGACGTGCTTCAAGGGTACGGTATTCAAATAACGGTAGCCGATGCGCGATTTTGCAAGCCTTTAGATGGAGAATTGGTGAAACAATTAGCAAGACAACATGAGATACTTCTCACTGTTGAAGAAGGATCCATTGGAGGCTTCGGCTCTCATGTTTCCCACTTTCTTGGATTGAATGGATTGCTAGATGGGAATCTCAAG TGGAGGGCAATAGTACTTCCTGATAGATACATCGACCATGGATCACAGAAGGATCAAACCCAAGAAGCAGGGCTGAGTTGCAAGGATATAGCAGCCACTGTTTTATCACTAATAGGGAAAGGCAAAGATTGCTTTCAACTAGTAAATTTATAG